From bacterium:
ATTGTAAACATTATTGCCTAAACTATTCTTCTTTTACTCTTACGACAGGGAAAGGTAAGAGCACCTATTCACTATCGTATCAATAACTACCATTAATGATAAACTAGACAGACTTTTTTTATTTTTACAATAGTACATATTAACACTAATTTTTCAATAAGTAAAGTTTTAAGTTATATGTTATTATATAAATATCTTTGTATTAAATCAATTTTTTTATACAAAACCCTGTTGAGCGTATATTTTATATTACAAATAAAAAAAAGTTAAAATAAAATGAAAGAAAATATAGAATTATTATTTAAAAATAACTTTGGTAAAAAAAACGATTTTATGTCTGTAACCACCCCTGGAAGAGTTAATATTATTGGTGGGCATATAGATTACCAGGGTGGTAAAGTTATGCCTTTAGCAGTTAATAGATACATATTTACTTACGGCAGAAAAAGACAAGATTTAAAAATTAAAATATTTTCTTATAATTATAACCAGTTTTTTGAGACCTCCCTCAACAAAATTGTTTTCCAACAGGAGAATTTGTGGGTAAATTATCTTCTTGGAGTTATATATGAATTCCAAAAATTAGGACTGATTAATAGCGGTATAGAGATTGTTTTTGGTGGAAATATACCGTTAGGAATCGGCTTAAGTTCTTCTGCTGCTGTTGAAATCTCTGTTGCTTCTTTGTTACAAAAACTATTTAAAACAGATATTCCTCCTTTGGATATAATAAAACTTTCTCAGAGAGCAGAAAACTTGTTTGTAGGGGTCAAATGTGGAATAATGGATCAATTTTCTGTTTATCTTGCAAAAAAAGATTCTGCTATTATGATTAACTGTAAAACCCTTGACTACCAATATGTACCCCTTGTTTTAAAAGATTGCCAGTTTGTTCTTGTAAATACCCGAAAAGAGAGAAGTCTTGCATCTTCTGTTTATAATGAAAGAGTCGAGTCTGCCAATAAAACTTTGGAAATAGTTAAGAGGTTTGAAAAAGTCGATTGGTTGACCGATTTAACTCCGAAACAATTTAAGAAATATATAAATGACATCCCTGAACTTCTTTATAGAAGGGCTCTTCATATAGTAGAAGAAAACGATAGGGTAACAACCTCTGTAAAACTGCTTAATGAGAACAAGATTGATGAGTTTGGAAATTTGATGTTTCGATCCCACAACAGCCTTAAAGAACTATA
This genomic window contains:
- a CDS encoding galactokinase → MKENIELLFKNNFGKKNDFMSVTTPGRVNIIGGHIDYQGGKVMPLAVNRYIFTYGRKRQDLKIKIFSYNYNQFFETSLNKIVFQQENLWVNYLLGVIYEFQKLGLINSGIEIVFGGNIPLGIGLSSSAAVEISVASLLQKLFKTDIPPLDIIKLSQRAENLFVGVKCGIMDQFSVYLAKKDSAIMINCKTLDYQYVPLVLKDCQFVLVNTRKERSLASSVYNERVESANKTLEIVKRFEKVDWLTDLTPKQFKKYINDIPELLYRRALHIVEENDRVTTSVKLLNENKIDEFGNLMFRSHNSLKELYQVSCEQLDFIVDFSEKFEGIKGARLSGAGMGGCCIALIQKEAYKTFKELLTKDYSKKFGITPEFFIVKPVDGTFFR